In one window of bacterium DNA:
- the lptB gene encoding LPS export ABC transporter ATP-binding protein has protein sequence MLKAINLQKKFGRKEAVRNISINVEKGEIVGLLGPNGAGKTTTFEMIVGFINPDNGKIFLQDKDISGLPVWKRAREGLLYLPQEISLFNKLTVEENIYIILEEYYKDRNEMEEICHKYLAKVGLLDFRKHIAGTLSGGEKRRLEIGRCLTLNPKFFLLDEPFSGIDPKTVYELQDTIVELKKENIGVLLTDHNVRDALKITDRAYLIHKGEILIEGTPEQILSHPDSRKIYFGEKFEI, from the coding sequence ATGCTTAAAGCGATAAATCTGCAAAAAAAATTTGGAAGAAAGGAAGCAGTCAGGAATATCTCTATAAATGTAGAGAAGGGTGAGATTGTTGGACTTTTAGGTCCTAATGGGGCAGGGAAAACCACAACATTTGAAATGATAGTTGGTTTTATAAATCCTGATAATGGGAAAATTTTTCTACAGGATAAAGATATATCAGGATTACCTGTATGGAAAAGGGCGAGGGAAGGGCTTTTATATCTACCGCAGGAAATCTCTTTATTCAATAAACTCACAGTGGAAGAAAATATATATATCATCCTTGAGGAATATTATAAGGACAGAAACGAGATGGAAGAGATATGCCATAAGTATCTGGCAAAGGTAGGACTGTTGGATTTCAGGAAACATATTGCAGGAACCCTTTCAGGTGGAGAGAAGAGACGACTTGAGATAGGAAGATGTCTTACTCTCAATCCTAAATTTTTCCTTCTTGATGAACCGTTTTCAGGAATAGACCCAAAGACCGTATATGAACTTCAGGATACCATTGTTGAATTAAAAAAGGAAAATATAGGTGTACTTCTCACAGACCATAATGTTAGAGATGCACTGAAAATTACAGACAGAGCATACCTTATACACAAAGGAGAAATCCTTATAGAAGGTACTCCAGAACAGATACTTTCACATCCTGATTCAAGAAAGATATATTTTGGAGAGAAATTTGAGATATGA
- the ruvB gene encoding Holliday junction branch migration DNA helicase RuvB has product MEKERITSPVAVNEDKKYESALRPLRFSEFVGQDKVKENLEVFIKAAKEREDVLDHVLFHGPPGIGKTTLAYIIANEMGVNIRATSGPVIERAGDLAGILTNLEEGDVLFIDEIHRLPRTIEEYLYSGMEEFCIDIVIGEGPKARSVKIPLKKFTLVGATTRIGLLTSPLRNRFGIMHRLDYYTTDELKSIVKRAAGLIKIEITEEGAEEIAKRARGTPRVANRLLRRIRDYAQVKGTGVIDKNIARHALDKMDVDEEGLDEMDKKILEVIITKFGGGPVGLKSLSIAVGEETDTIEEVYESFLVRKGFIKKTSQGRVVTPLAYKHLGIVFHEEGGTNLF; this is encoded by the coding sequence ATGGAAAAAGAAAGAATAACATCTCCTGTTGCAGTTAATGAGGATAAAAAGTATGAGAGTGCTTTAAGACCATTAAGGTTTTCAGAATTCGTTGGACAGGATAAGGTAAAAGAAAACCTTGAGGTTTTCATAAAAGCGGCTAAAGAGAGAGAAGATGTACTTGACCATGTTTTATTCCATGGTCCACCGGGAATAGGGAAAACAACCCTTGCTTATATTATAGCCAATGAGATGGGTGTGAATATCAGAGCAACATCAGGTCCTGTAATAGAGAGGGCAGGAGACCTTGCAGGAATACTTACAAACCTTGAGGAAGGGGATGTACTTTTTATAGATGAGATACATCGGTTGCCGAGGACGATAGAAGAATATCTTTATAGTGGAATGGAAGAGTTCTGTATAGATATTGTTATAGGAGAAGGTCCTAAGGCAAGGTCTGTAAAAATTCCTCTGAAAAAATTTACACTTGTAGGTGCAACAACGAGGATAGGGCTACTTACATCTCCTTTAAGAAACAGGTTTGGTATAATGCATCGGCTGGATTACTATACAACAGATGAACTTAAATCAATAGTGAAAAGAGCAGCAGGACTGATAAAAATAGAGATAACAGAAGAAGGTGCAGAGGAGATAGCGAAAAGGGCAAGAGGAACCCCTCGGGTTGCAAATCGTCTTCTCAGACGAATTAGGGACTATGCTCAGGTAAAAGGGACAGGTGTAATAGACAAAAATATTGCCAGACATGCACTTGATAAAATGGATGTTGATGAAGAAGGACTTGATGAGATGGACAAGAAAATTCTTGAAGTTATTATAACAAAGTTTGGTGGGGGACCTGTAGGACTGAAAAGTTTATCTATAGCAGTTGGAGAAGAGACAGATACCATTGAGGAGGTATATGAGAGTTTTCTGGTAAGGAAAGGTTTTATAAAGAAGACGTCACAGGGAAGGGTTGTTACCCCCCTTGCTTACAAACATCTCGGTATAGTATTTCATGAGGAAGGTGGTACCAATCTATTCTGA
- the ruvA gene encoding Holliday junction branch migration protein RuvA, whose translation MIYYIQGKLISKSPTSVVLDNNGVGYIVSVSLETSRTIGEQGENLRLFTYQIIREEEIQLYGFATEKERDAFLMLISVPGVGPRVALRILSGLTTEQLYQAILSEDIAVFTEVPGVGKKTGERLIVELKQKIEKLPVLPGKEEKTEMEVFTGAVEALIVLGYKRKDAVSVVGRIIKETEKRLSIEEVIKEALKRT comes from the coding sequence ATGATTTATTATATTCAAGGTAAACTGATTTCTAAATCACCGACCAGTGTGGTATTAGATAATAATGGTGTGGGATATATAGTGAGTGTTTCACTTGAAACATCGCGCACCATAGGAGAACAGGGAGAAAATTTACGACTTTTTACATATCAGATTATAAGGGAAGAAGAAATTCAACTATACGGATTTGCTACAGAAAAGGAAAGGGATGCATTCCTTATGCTTATTTCTGTACCAGGTGTAGGTCCCAGAGTGGCTTTAAGAATCCTTTCAGGGCTTACAACAGAACAATTATATCAGGCAATACTGTCTGAAGATATTGCTGTATTTACAGAGGTCCCTGGCGTTGGTAAAAAGACAGGAGAACGTCTGATTGTTGAACTAAAGCAAAAAATAGAAAAACTTCCTGTTCTGCCGGGTAAAGAAGAGAAGACAGAGATGGAGGTATTTACAGGAGCGGTGGAGGCACTTATTGTACTGGGATATAAGAGAAAGGATGCTGTGAGTGTTGTAGGAAGGATTATAAAAGAGACAGAGAAAAGATTGAGTATAGAGGAAGTAATAAAAGAAGCATTAAAGAGGACATAA
- the ruvC gene encoding crossover junction endodeoxyribonuclease RuvC, with protein MRSLHNNDKMTEKILGFDPAVNRVGYGLIENKGKDVKVVSTGIIISNMSLPYYQKLINLIENIDKILDRFLPDMVVIEEIYVGKNARIALKIGQITGLIIASSARKGIPFHLIPPAEVKECLTGNGIATKQQVQFMLEHITGYTKFNNTDESDAVAVAVAYLQRRKEYDLLYSR; from the coding sequence ATGCGGTCTCTTCATAATAATGATAAGATGACAGAGAAGATATTGGGGTTTGATCCTGCTGTTAACCGGGTGGGTTACGGTCTTATTGAAAACAAAGGTAAGGATGTTAAAGTAGTATCTACAGGAATAATAATTTCAAATATGTCTCTCCCTTATTACCAGAAACTTATAAATCTTATAGAGAATATTGATAAAATCCTTGATAGATTTTTACCCGATATGGTTGTGATTGAAGAGATATATGTTGGTAAAAATGCCCGTATTGCTTTAAAAATCGGACAGATAACAGGTCTTATTATTGCCTCTTCTGCGAGGAAGGGCATTCCATTTCATTTGATACCACCTGCAGAAGTGAAAGAATGTCTTACGGGTAACGGAATAGCAACGAAACAACAGGTCCAGTTTATGTTAGAACATATAACAGGTTATACAAAATTTAACAACACTGACGAGAGTGATGCTGTAGCAGTTGCTGTTGCATATCTACAGAGAAGGAAAGAATATGATTTATTATATTCAAGGTAA
- a CDS encoding YebC/PmpR family DNA-binding transcriptional regulator — protein MSGHSKWHSIKHKKMATDAKRGKMFTKLIREIMMAAKTGGGNPDTNPRLRMVIDKAKSFNMPNDNIQRAIKKGLGEEGGVQLEQVTYEGYAPGGVAVYVEVLTDNKNRSASEIRSIFSKHNGNLGGAGSVSWIFERKGVISVSKDKAKEDELLEIILEAGAEDMKTEGDIYEITTPSENFDSVKKALSDRNIQINDATITFVPKNTVRVEGKTAEQVLKLLEALEDHDDVQGAYANFDIPDEIVNAVSS, from the coding sequence ATGTCAGGACATTCAAAGTGGCACAGTATCAAGCATAAGAAGATGGCGACAGACGCCAAGCGCGGTAAGATGTTTACCAAACTCATTAGAGAGATAATGATGGCAGCAAAGACAGGGGGAGGTAATCCTGATACCAACCCGAGGTTGAGGATGGTAATTGATAAGGCAAAAAGTTTTAATATGCCTAATGATAATATCCAGCGTGCAATTAAGAAAGGACTTGGAGAAGAGGGTGGTGTACAGTTAGAACAGGTTACCTATGAGGGTTATGCCCCAGGAGGTGTGGCTGTATATGTGGAAGTATTAACCGACAACAAAAATAGAAGTGCATCAGAGATAAGGTCCATATTTTCCAAACACAATGGTAATTTGGGTGGTGCGGGAAGTGTCTCCTGGATATTTGAAAGAAAAGGGGTGATTTCTGTAAGCAAAGATAAAGCAAAAGAGGATGAACTTCTTGAAATTATACTTGAGGCAGGAGCAGAAGATATGAAGACCGAAGGAGATATTTATGAGATTACCACCCCATCTGAAAATTTTGATAGTGTGAAGAAAGCACTTAGTGACAGAAATATACAGATAAATGATGCAACTATTACATTTGTACCCAAAAATACTGTAAGAGTGGAAGGTAAAACCGCAGAACAGGTATTGAAACTTCTTGAAGCACTTGAAGACCATGATGATGTGCAGGGTGCCTATGCAAATTTTGACATACCCGATGAGATAGTAAATGCGGTCTCTTCATAA
- a CDS encoding bifunctional nuclease family protein, with protein MEKVEIEGIIFNLVDYSPVVILKSAKGKVLPIVVGIFEAQSILVAIEEASFPRPLTHDLMKNIIVDFGWELFRMEIYTLKKSIYYARLILKKESEIKDIDCRPSDGIALALRFKASIFVDEALLTDIEIVKAYEGKKFIRANKLDKPITKKEAEEFRKFIENVSAKEFWEKLKKE; from the coding sequence ATGGAAAAGGTAGAGATTGAAGGTATTATCTTTAATCTTGTTGATTACTCGCCAGTTGTTATATTAAAGAGTGCAAAAGGGAAAGTATTACCAATTGTTGTAGGGATATTTGAGGCACAGTCCATCCTTGTTGCTATAGAAGAAGCATCTTTTCCCAGACCACTTACACATGACCTGATGAAAAATATTATAGTAGATTTTGGTTGGGAACTATTCCGTATGGAGATATATACATTAAAAAAGAGTATATATTATGCACGGCTGATATTGAAAAAAGAGAGTGAGATAAAGGATATTGACTGTAGACCCAGTGATGGTATTGCACTTGCGTTAAGGTTTAAAGCATCAATATTTGTTGATGAAGCCCTTCTTACAGATATAGAAATAGTAAAGGCATATGAAGGGAAAAAGTTTATCAGAGCAAATAAGCTTGATAAGCCCATAACTAAGAAAGAAGCAGAAGAGTTCAGGAAGTTCATTGAGAATGTAAGTGCAAAAGAGTTCTGGGAAAAACTAAAAAAAGAGTAA
- the fusA gene encoding elongation factor G — MGKVYNIGIFGPNKSGKTLLVEAMLYSTGMIEKFGGVNGTSTTMDYDKEEIERQMGINLSVGYIKKGNDILYILDTPGYMDFIGEQISGLEGCDIAVLVISASEGISTGVEKLWEMLREKGKPTIIFINKLDTPDVSFEGIWKELTSFLGKNLLPITVPLYQDGQIKGVANILDKKSGEDTILQGYFQQAMDVIAELDDALMERYLEGADIFSEDIATYIKKGLTERKLVPVFSGASISQIGIESFISFLFKYLPSSTEMPPIKVLQNEQEGLIERKEDGPLTGIVVKTILDPFAGKLSYLRVFSGILRSNSQFFNITKNTKERVGQLLRVQGKKQEPVSEAYPGDVVAVAKLSSAQAFDSFCEPSNPVKIPVYPVPEGAVSYSIKPKVKGTEDKLGNAIGRIVEEDPTIKVFRDEETGETIISGMGDLHIDIVVNKFKEKFGVEVEKGIPKIAYKETITTTADAEGKHKKQTGGRGQYGHCFIKVEPLPRGTGFEFVDEIFGGAIPRQFIPSVEKGIKEAMKKGVLAQYPVVDIRVRLYDGTYHTVDSSDIAFQIAGSLALQKALQQANPVLLEPIVNVEVRIPQEFVGDIIGTINAKRGRVLDMISTGKASTIKAQVPLAEMSNYTNELRSITSGSGTYTMAFSHYEEVPNHIATKIIEERKREREAKQ; from the coding sequence ATGGGGAAGGTTTATAACATAGGTATATTTGGACCAAACAAATCAGGGAAGACATTGTTAGTAGAAGCGATGCTTTACAGCACGGGAATGATAGAAAAATTTGGTGGTGTTAATGGAACTTCCACTACAATGGATTATGATAAAGAAGAGATAGAAAGACAGATGGGTATTAACCTTTCAGTCGGTTATATAAAGAAAGGTAATGATATTCTTTATATTCTTGATACACCCGGCTATATGGACTTTATAGGGGAACAGATTTCAGGACTGGAGGGTTGTGATATAGCGGTGCTCGTTATATCTGCCAGCGAAGGAATAAGCACCGGTGTTGAAAAGTTATGGGAGATGCTAAGAGAAAAGGGAAAGCCCACAATTATCTTTATAAATAAACTGGATACCCCTGATGTTTCTTTTGAAGGTATATGGAAAGAATTAACATCTTTTTTAGGGAAAAATCTTCTTCCTATTACAGTCCCTTTATATCAAGATGGGCAGATAAAAGGAGTGGCTAACATTCTTGATAAGAAAAGTGGAGAAGACACTATTTTACAGGGATATTTCCAGCAAGCGATGGATGTAATTGCTGAACTGGATGATGCATTAATGGAAAGATATCTTGAAGGAGCAGACATATTTTCAGAAGATATAGCCACATATATAAAAAAGGGACTTACTGAGAGGAAACTTGTTCCTGTATTTTCTGGGGCATCTATAAGTCAGATAGGGATAGAATCATTTATTTCTTTCCTTTTTAAGTATTTACCATCTTCTACTGAGATGCCTCCTATAAAAGTATTGCAGAATGAGCAGGAAGGTTTGATTGAAAGGAAAGAAGATGGACCTCTAACAGGAATCGTTGTAAAGACCATACTGGACCCGTTTGCAGGAAAACTTTCTTATCTCAGGGTCTTTTCTGGGATACTCAGGTCAAACTCTCAGTTTTTTAATATAACGAAAAATACAAAAGAACGGGTAGGACAATTATTAAGGGTTCAGGGTAAGAAACAGGAACCAGTGTCTGAAGCATATCCTGGGGATGTAGTTGCAGTAGCGAAACTCTCAAGTGCTCAGGCATTTGATAGTTTCTGTGAACCGTCAAACCCTGTTAAGATACCTGTTTATCCTGTACCTGAAGGGGCTGTATCTTATTCTATAAAACCAAAGGTGAAAGGGACTGAAGATAAGTTAGGTAATGCAATAGGAAGAATTGTAGAGGAAGACCCGACCATCAAGGTTTTCAGAGATGAAGAGACAGGAGAGACAATCATATCAGGTATGGGAGACCTTCATATAGATATAGTAGTGAATAAATTTAAAGAGAAGTTTGGTGTTGAGGTAGAAAAAGGGATACCTAAAATTGCATATAAGGAGACAATAACAACTACTGCAGATGCCGAAGGGAAACATAAGAAACAGACAGGAGGAAGAGGGCAGTATGGACACTGTTTTATTAAGGTAGAACCACTTCCGAGAGGTACTGGTTTTGAATTTGTGGATGAGATTTTCGGAGGTGCTATACCGAGACAATTTATCCCTTCAGTAGAGAAAGGGATAAAAGAAGCGATGAAAAAAGGAGTTCTTGCTCAATACCCTGTGGTTGATATCCGTGTTCGTCTTTACGATGGCACATACCACACAGTTGATTCCTCTGATATTGCTTTTCAGATAGCCGGAAGTCTTGCTTTACAGAAGGCATTGCAGCAGGCAAATCCTGTACTTCTTGAACCAATCGTTAATGTAGAAGTCCGTATACCACAGGAATTTGTTGGAGATATCATAGGTACCATTAATGCAAAAAGAGGCAGGGTTCTTGATATGATTTCTACAGGTAAAGCCAGTACAATAAAAGCACAGGTGCCACTTGCAGAGATGTCAAACTATACCAATGAGTTAAGGTCAATAACAAGTGGAAGTGGAACATATACAATGGCATTTTCACATTATGAAGAGGTCCCTAACCATATAGCAACAAAAATAATAGAAGAGAGAAAAAGAGAAAGGGAAGCGAAACAATAA
- a CDS encoding ComEC family competence protein, whose amino-acid sequence MVSLSLIIIFTGLIAGIFLTLHSIPWQIIYILFAIPFIFILKNRRILFFSLGIITGYITTYIHIQVPSHHILNYKCNCIDKAEGMIISSRTYPFSTEYVVDMDVIEMSGIQYRVSGRILLKVKDIKHFYYLPGSYLSMNNLVLQQIPLPLNPGGFDYSRYLQRKGIYLEGKADNIFVKEKRNFLLSLYKIRLAIIKKIDSVFLYFPEEKELLKTITIGSEHIPEFLREAGIKSGTYHLLVISGLHIVFILLFLKIIFIPFAEVNNRHPKLFPSLALFFLWFYACLTGFKVPVLRAVLMVSLFFLGELIERDIDIISSIIAAAFFLLVINPYNIYDVSFHLSFLATLGIVLFWKRFKLTERNYLKSIILTSLSAQISVIPILLYHFGYFYPAGLINNIFFVPLAGIILIISFVSFIIPLFFYILRFLLTFFIRGITLSASISPPVVISFSIPLIITFYIFFLLLLYSPRKKEITAGLISIIFISLTLNLLHKGKQEKGVIYFLSLTRPSVVYLEGNDSVCFLADHYKTSELEETVIPLLKKYNVDNITLFYTTSSFNHTATFNTLKKQFNIKVYEPEGIKKAFAYPYLKIYYYNTYPYLFKFLSEGEDISLREFEVEFIGEENGMLTYVIKEKGNAILIAPYVGEYIAEKIRGENIKVAYFEDVKKTKGVMKKLSSVRYDYLILPQQYKKFDRLLALRNNSFYLNQSAVKIIFNNRSISTNYYYQKIILP is encoded by the coding sequence ATGGTATCTTTATCACTTATCATTATTTTTACAGGACTTATTGCAGGTATATTTCTTACCCTACATTCTATTCCCTGGCAAATCATATATATACTTTTTGCAATACCGTTTATTTTTATACTGAAAAATAGACGGATTTTATTTTTTTCCCTCGGAATTATTACCGGTTATATTACCACATACATTCACATACAGGTTCCTTCTCATCATATTCTTAACTACAAATGTAACTGTATAGATAAAGCAGAAGGGATGATTATTTCTTCAAGGACTTACCCATTTTCCACAGAGTATGTTGTAGATATGGATGTAATAGAAATGTCTGGCATACAATACAGGGTATCAGGCAGGATTCTGCTGAAGGTAAAGGATATTAAACACTTTTACTATCTTCCGGGTTCATATCTATCAATGAACAACCTCGTACTCCAGCAGATTCCACTTCCTTTAAATCCTGGAGGGTTTGACTACAGTAGATATTTACAAAGAAAAGGCATTTATCTTGAAGGTAAGGCGGATAACATTTTTGTTAAAGAAAAAAGAAATTTTCTGTTATCTCTCTATAAGATACGGCTGGCAATCATAAAAAAAATTGATTCGGTATTTTTATACTTTCCCGAAGAGAAAGAACTTCTTAAAACAATTACCATAGGGAGTGAACATATTCCAGAGTTTCTTAGAGAAGCAGGAATAAAAAGCGGGACGTACCATTTACTTGTCATTTCAGGATTACATATCGTATTTATACTTCTCTTTCTTAAAATTATATTTATACCATTTGCAGAAGTGAATAATAGACATCCTAAACTATTCCCTTCTCTTGCCCTTTTCTTTTTATGGTTCTATGCATGTCTTACAGGTTTCAAGGTTCCTGTTTTAAGGGCTGTTCTTATGGTTTCCCTTTTCTTTTTAGGGGAATTGATTGAAAGGGACATAGATATTATAAGTTCTATTATAGCGGCTGCTTTTTTTCTTCTGGTTATCAATCCGTACAATATCTATGATGTTTCATTCCATCTCTCTTTCCTCGCAACACTCGGTATAGTTCTTTTCTGGAAAAGATTCAAACTTACTGAAAGAAACTATCTAAAAAGTATTATCCTTACCAGTTTATCTGCACAGATATCAGTAATTCCAATTTTACTTTACCATTTTGGATACTTCTATCCTGCAGGATTGATAAATAATATATTCTTTGTTCCACTTGCAGGTATTATTCTCATTATTTCCTTTGTTTCTTTTATCATCCCTTTATTTTTCTATATATTGCGTTTTCTTTTAACATTTTTTATCAGGGGTATTACACTCTCTGCTTCTATATCACCACCTGTAGTTATATCATTTTCAATACCATTGATTATTACTTTCTATATATTTTTCTTACTGCTTCTATATTCACCGAGAAAAAAGGAAATTACAGCAGGACTTATTTCAATTATTTTTATATCATTAACTTTAAATCTTTTACATAAAGGTAAACAGGAAAAAGGAGTTATTTATTTTCTATCCCTTACCAGACCTTCTGTTGTTTATCTGGAGGGAAACGACTCTGTATGTTTTCTTGCGGACCACTATAAGACCAGTGAGTTAGAAGAAACAGTTATTCCCTTACTTAAAAAATATAACGTTGATAATATTACACTTTTTTACACAACCTCTTCTTTTAATCATACTGCAACGTTCAATACACTTAAAAAGCAATTTAATATAAAAGTATATGAACCTGAGGGAATTAAAAAAGCATTTGCTTATCCTTATCTGAAAATATATTATTACAACACATATCCTTATCTTTTTAAATTCCTGTCTGAAGGGGAAGATATTTCTTTAAGAGAATTTGAAGTAGAATTTATAGGGGAAGAAAATGGAATGCTAACATATGTTATCAAAGAAAAAGGGAATGCTATCCTTATTGCACCTTATGTTGGGGAGTATATCGCGGAAAAGATTAGAGGGGAAAATATAAAAGTTGCATATTTTGAAGATGTAAAAAAGACAAAGGGTGTAATGAAAAAACTTTCTTCCGTAAGATATGATTATCTTATTCTCCCACAGCAATATAAAAAGTTTGACCGGCTACTTGCTCTAAGAAATAACTCTTTTTATCTCAACCAATCTGCTGTTAAGATTATATTTAACAACAGGTCAATTAGTACTAATTATTACTATCAAAAAATTATTCTACCGTAG
- the dapF gene encoding diaminopimelate epimerase, giving the protein MEFFKMAGSGNDFVVIDNRKGIIKNRVNFAIKLCNRKFGIGADGMLLIEKSDVADIRMRIFNPDGSEAEMCGNGLRCIMLFAVRQGIVKKSYLKVETGAGILNGSVNGKSVKAQIKIIEKPEIDIRIPLGKKVVTGCFINSGVPHTIIFTENIENVDIEREGPLIRHHKLFKPKGTNVDWIEISGKDTVKIRTYERGVEAETLSCGTGSVAGAIAGFLKGKVKPPVKVISRSGEILTVYFNKELTEVYLEGNILTSFKGTWLEE; this is encoded by the coding sequence ATGGAATTTTTTAAAATGGCGGGTTCAGGAAATGATTTTGTGGTGATAGACAACAGAAAAGGAATAATTAAAAACAGGGTAAATTTCGCTATAAAACTCTGCAATAGAAAATTTGGAATAGGTGCAGATGGGATGCTTCTTATTGAAAAGTCAGATGTTGCTGATATCCGGATGAGAATTTTTAATCCTGATGGCAGTGAGGCAGAGATGTGTGGTAATGGACTTAGATGCATAATGTTATTTGCAGTAAGACAGGGTATTGTAAAGAAAAGTTATCTTAAGGTGGAGACAGGTGCGGGCATTCTTAATGGAAGTGTAAATGGGAAAAGTGTAAAGGCACAGATAAAAATTATAGAAAAACCAGAAATAGATATAAGAATCCCTCTCGGTAAAAAGGTGGTAACAGGGTGTTTTATAAATTCAGGGGTGCCGCATACAATAATATTTACAGAGAACATAGAAAATGTAGATATAGAAAGAGAAGGACCTTTGATAAGACACCACAAACTTTTTAAGCCGAAGGGAACAAATGTTGACTGGATAGAGATATCAGGAAAAGATACAGTAAAAATAAGGACATATGAAAGGGGAGTAGAGGCAGAAACACTATCATGTGGAACGGGGAGTGTGGCAGGTGCTATAGCAGGTTTTCTCAAAGGTAAGGTAAAACCTCCAGTAAAGGTAATATCAAGGTCAGGGGAGATACTTACTGTTTATTTCAATAAGGAACTTACAGAGGTCTATCTTGAAGGAAATATCCTTACCTCTTTTAAAGGAACGTGGCTGGAAGAATAG
- a CDS encoding 1-acyl-sn-glycerol-3-phosphate acyltransferase, protein MSSFIYLCAKILGTILFKLFFCIEVRGKENLKDIGNSCIIASNHQSYLDPLILGLAFPRRLKYFSKRDMFSIPFLSFLIKHLGAIPIDRDEMSSMTMRQGINVLKKGNWLVIFPEGTRSKTMELLEPKEGIGFLHYKTGIPIIPVYISGSGKALPVDAKCIRITKIKVSIGKKIQIEGKDYKYIAEKVMDAIKELKKQ, encoded by the coding sequence ATGAGTAGTTTTATATATTTATGCGCTAAAATTTTGGGTACCATCCTTTTTAAACTCTTTTTCTGTATAGAGGTTAGAGGAAAGGAAAATCTAAAAGATATAGGCAACTCCTGCATTATTGCCTCAAATCACCAGAGTTATTTAGACCCGCTTATATTAGGACTTGCTTTCCCCCGTCGTTTAAAGTATTTTTCTAAGAGAGATATGTTTTCTATTCCATTTCTTTCTTTTTTAATAAAACACTTGGGCGCAATCCCGATAGACAGGGATGAGATGTCTTCTATGACGATGAGGCAGGGTATAAATGTATTAAAGAAGGGTAACTGGCTTGTAATATTTCCTGAAGGAACAAGAAGTAAAACTATGGAACTTTTAGAACCAAAAGAAGGTATAGGATTTCTACATTATAAAACAGGCATCCCAATAATCCCTGTTTACATCTCTGGTTCAGGAAAGGCACTACCTGTTGATGCCAAATGTATAAGAATTACAAAAATAAAGGTATCTATAGGGAAAAAGATACAAATAGAGGGAAAGGATTATAAATATATAGCAGAAAAGGTTATGGATGCAATAAAAGAATTAAAAAAGCAATGA
- the ispH gene encoding 4-hydroxy-3-methylbut-2-enyl diphosphate reductase, with protein MKKILVAKNIGFCFGVRRTVEMAERLLKQYGDVYSIGDIVHNPLVMEELKSNGLKVVKSYKEIKGKRFIVRSHGIGPDTFKYLQTKGVNIFDATCPSVKKIQSLIKTLDNQKYFIIIIGDAKHPEVIGLRNYGRHTLIFSNSGFPKKIKKLEKVAVIGQTTLSFDDYLRKVRYLKEQEIAKEYVIYNTICKVTGERQKEAIDISRNVDLVLVLGGKHSSNTAKLYETVKMHNRNVFYIEKMDDIYSVNLSCVNSVGLVSGTSTSDGFIEEVKKYIKEIMEV; from the coding sequence ATGAAAAAAATTTTAGTTGCAAAGAATATAGGATTTTGTTTCGGAGTTAGACGGACAGTGGAGATGGCAGAAAGATTACTTAAACAATATGGAGATGTTTACAGTATTGGAGATATTGTCCACAACCCACTGGTAATGGAAGAACTAAAATCAAATGGGCTTAAGGTTGTAAAATCGTATAAAGAAATAAAAGGAAAGAGGTTTATTGTCCGTTCCCATGGAATAGGGCCAGATACGTTTAAGTATCTCCAGACAAAAGGAGTAAATATCTTTGATGCCACCTGTCCTTCCGTAAAGAAAATCCAGTCTCTGATAAAAACACTGGACAATCAGAAATATTTCATTATAATAATAGGGGATGCAAAACATCCAGAAGTAATAGGACTGAGAAATTACGGACGGCACACTCTGATTTTTAGTAACAGTGGATTTCCGAAAAAAATAAAGAAATTAGAAAAAGTGGCTGTAATAGGACAGACCACCCTTTCTTTTGATGATTATCTAAGAAAGGTAAGATATCTTAAAGAACAAGAAATTGCTAAAGAGTATGTTATATATAATACTATATGCAAGGTAACAGGAGAGAGACAGAAAGAGGCAATAGACATAAGTAGAAATGTGGATTTAGTGTTGGTTCTCGGTGGAAAGCATAGTTCTAATACAGCAAAACTTTATGAAACAGTTAAAATGCACAATAGAAATGTTTTTTATATTGAAAAAATGGATGATATCTATAGTGTTAACCTTTCATGTGTTAACTCTGTAGGTCTTGTATCAGGGACATCAACCTCTGATGGTTTTATAGAAGAGGTTAAAAAATATATAAAAGAAATAATGGAGGTGTAG